GGCACCCATCGACACCTCACGTCAACATTAAGCACAGACACTTACAGCAACACACCTCAAAGGAGTACAAATACCAACACGACGGAACCCAGCACACACAGACGTGCTACTACCACATATCACCTTGATCTCAACTATCAACAACTAAACATTGTACTTTCATACACGCAAGGATCACATACACCTCAACATTATCCCAACATGTTTGGCCGTCAGTCACAAACTCAGTTCCCCAAGCGAAGCAGCTCAGGCTACTCGTGGCCCGAGAGCGACAGCGAAGACGATATCGTCATCAGGCCCTGCGCCACGAACGAGAAGGCCGATGCCACAGTCACCATGACCGAGTGCGTTCCGGGCCCGACGGCGGTGGAACAGACTTCTCAGTCCAGGCCTTCTCTCAGCGGCCGCCGCGCCTCCGCCGAGGATACCAACCTGCAAGAGCTTTGGGAATGCATGCTTGAGCTCCAGCAACAATATCACTGCTACAACTCGACGCGTATGGAGATTGCTGCCGATAGGGAGGACGCCATGGACATGATGCGTACGTTGACACACCCACTTTTCGCCTCTTACAAGAGTTTCCTTTCGCTAACACCTTGTTCAGCCACCAAGTATTGCATGGACATGCTCAACGACTCCATCGAGTCCCTTCCCGAAGAGGGCTGGAAGAAGCTCAGCAAGTTCCTCATCACCGACCTGGAGCACGCCCAAAAATCGCAAAAGTGGAAGTTCTGGAAACACCTCTAGATTTGTGCACATGGACCGCTCAACTCTTGCACAAGTCTTGCATTCATCCTTTCTTTCAGCGAAGCGAAGAGCTCTCTGCTCTGATTAGAATGATACCCCCTTCTTTTTTCTCATAACAAAAGTCTCGGTTTAGGGTCAGGCGTCTCATCGGATATCCCCTGGTTCAACTACTCACATTGGGTTTGGTGGCTCTGGAGGCATTGGCGGATTTCtgttaaattatttaattcaTCACGCAAATCATATTTGACACACTTTGAAACCTTTACTCCTCCATCTTCATGTTTCTCGTAGTGGATTCCGCCCGTTCACTCATACGATTTCGTCATATCGTACGAGACGACATCTCATGGAATGCTCGGTGCGGGGTGTTAGAGGTCTCGGCAGAAGCTCACGGCCGCCGGCTCCGATTCCGGATCGTGAATGCCGATCGTTTGTTGGCGTGCTCACCAGTGTGACACGACATGCATGTGCCATTACATCGCGGGGAAAACGTCAAGTAGGCCGGTGAGTCAGAGCGTTTTGACATGTCGACTCAAGTGTGACGCTAAGGTAGCTGCGAGCTTACCCGTACTTGTCGGGTATACAGGAGGTATTTCATCACGATGTTGAAAGTGCAGTGACGTTAGTAGACTGTTAATGGGGGACCCGTTGTATCCGCAGCATGTCTCGATTCTCGAGTCAAATTGCAGAATTAGCCTTCAATAGCGCAGAGCATCACTCATGAAGATCGTCGTAAGAAAATCATTTCATTGGGCTAAACTCTCATTACAAGGTCATACAAAACAAAGCGGAAACCAAAGCAATAGTCGATCTACACAGCCGCGGCAACTTCGACAGGTCCCTGAGGAAGCCGGGCGGCGGCAATGTTGCACTGCCGGAACAACCGCACCTCATCTTCCGCAAAGGCGCCCACCACGGAGTGGATCACGCCGCGGTTGTGGAAAATGACAAAGTCGCCCTGCTCCCAGTCGTGAGCATACACGTTCTTGGGCGAGATGCCCGGCCGCTGCAGGCGGTGCACCGTCTCCCGCACCTCGGCGAGGTCCTCCACCACGGTGCCGTCCGCCAAGTGCAGCTTCCGCACCGCCGAGGGGTGGACCTGCAACGCTAGCCGGTCCGTGACGGGGTTCCGCCAGCACATGGGCAGGATCTGGATCTTTTCCTCGTCGATGGGGGGCAGGTCGTCGAGCGGGACCTCCTTGCCCTCCGAGACCATGCCCAGACCGGTGGAGCGGGACTTGGCGCTGCTCATCCACACGTAGGGATGCGGTGCGTACTCCACCTTTGTCGTGCGGACGAACTCCTGGTCCTCGGGCGAGAGGTTGTCGTACATTGCGTAACCGGACACGAAGGCTGTAGTACCAAGAGGGACCGTCATCTCTTCGTCGGTGCCGTCGTCGTAGCGGAGGGTTTGCTTGCGGCCGCCGGGCACACGAACTGCCAGGAGAGTCGTGGCGACGGGCGGTGCGAGACCGTAGAGCGCGGCATCGATGTGCCAGCGGTAGAAACGTGTGAAATCCAGGTCATCCTCATCAGGGATGGTTGTGGCGTGGAATGTGCGGTGGTGAGGGTGTCTGAGCTGGATGTTCTTCAGACCCTCGTACTCCTCGACGAAGCCATTGCCAATGACTTGGACTTGAGGCTGGTGCGGGATGGTCTTCAGGTCAGGGTGCAGAATGGAGCGCTTGGCGTCCAGGGTCTTGCCGTGACCGTAGTTCTCACCAGAATCAGGGTCGAACTTTTGTGTAATCTCAAACTGTGCCTTGGGAGATGCATGTCCCTGGTTCTTGATTACGAGAACTTGGTGCTTGAAGAGAGCTTCACGGATGACATCAAAGTCGGCATCTGTAAATCGTCAGCCAATGGTCTGAATTTGTGAGTCTTGTTACTTGAAGCTTACCAGAGGAGGTTACCGATTTCACGGGTATTCTCCCACTACTTGTACAACATCATCGCTTTCAACGCATCAAGCTCGCGTCATATCTTACCAGTGAGATTCTCAATATCAGCGTTGCTTATAGTAGCGCCAAAGTCAACATCCGAGTCCGCAGCAGGGACAATTGGCTGGACGGTTATGCGAGACGGAGTCTGTGAGATGGCCATTTTCGAGCTAGAGTTCGGAGTAATATTGGTTCTTAATTTGATAGTGCGTTGATCTTGTTTCGAATGGCAGCTGTCTTCCAACGTCTAAATTGAATTCATGTAGCAGTCCGGTGGCCCTGAAGAGGGTTTTATGTCTTGTGAAAGATATTGTGGTGGAGTCGTCAACTCGGATCCCGCCGATGACCTGCGGGTGAGTTTGTTATCTCACCCGCACCGGCCCGCCCGCACTCGAGAGACTAGATGTAGAGATGGTGGGGTTTCTCGATAAGGCTGTGGCGTAGAACACTGGATTGCGCATTTCCGGTTTGTATTCGGCTGGTGTTATTGGATGAATACTCTCGATATCTGTCGACTCGTTGAAGATTCTGGATTGGGACTTTGTGCACCTTTCAAGCAGTACCGTCAGCCTCTTGTCGACAGTGATTCAACATCTGGCTGCTCGCGTACCCCAATTAATAAGGTACATGACTCCATCCTTGAACCAACATCGGCTCGAAAACCCAACGCCGAACCCGCGAGTCACCCAGCCACCCCTCCATCCCACCCCTCCATCTCTTCCGCCCGCGACTCGGCCTACGGGCGCAGAATCCCGCGAATTTTTGATAGCTGTGCCCAAAATATTACAGATTCTCGCGTGGCAGCCACTCAGTGCGCACTGGTGCATTCCATCTCTTCAAAGCCCGCGGCTGGCATGGCTGCGTCGGTCTCCGCTCTTGCGCCGTCCGAAGCGGACCATGTTGTCGGAAGGGAAGCGGCAGGAGAGTGTTCTCAATGCTCCAGCGTGTCGTCTCTGCCAGAGGCCAACTGCAGGTCTGGAGACTATGCATCCGTGGCAGTGACTACCTGTAGCCGTCCTCTGTTGTTGGCAAACCAAAGCAAGCCTGGACAAGACCGTAACGATATCGTTGCGTCTGAAATATGAGTCGATAGCGTAGTTGGCTACTCAATGCTTCTTGACCTTGTCCATCCATTCCTTGGAAGCCTTTGTGCCGTCGTGAGCTTTTCGGAAAAGTCCTCGCTCCCACTCATCCAGGCCGCGGAGGAACTCCTCACCGGAGCCTCCAACACCATCATCACCTCCTTTTCGGGCGTGCAATGCGATCTCAGACGCGCGCGCTATGAACGTCTTTCTCATGGTGTCGCTAAGGTCGCGCTCGTCGAAGAGATCCAGGATGCGAGTGCCGAGTCCGTAGAAGTGGGCGCTCTGGTCTCTAACCGGCACCGAGCGCGCATCAGCCTTGAGTGCTTGTACGACTTGATTCGAGAGTGAGGGAGGAAGGTTCAAGGTGACGGGCGCCTTGGAGTCGTCGCCGGTGCCTGCATTGGCAAGGGCAAGCATCTCTGCGAGCCAGAGAGGGAGGCTGACGTTGGTTCCTGCCTTTAAAGCATGCGAGGGATTATTGTCGAGATATCCGAGGTCGGCAACATCGAGTTCGAATTTGCAGGGGACTTTCTAGGCGGTTGTTAGCTTTTGTCATCGATTATGCCAAGCGTGAAGGTAATGGTATGAGTAGAGGGGCATGATATAGGGAATCACTGCATACCTCGGCATCTGTGAGAATGGAATCAATGTCGTAGTAAGACATGTTGGCTACTTTGACTAGATCCTCGCTTCGTTTGACTGGGTGTTCACAACTGGGATATGAGATCGAACCTGGGAGGGGGCCTGCTAGTGAAGCTTGACGCGTCTGGCGATGCAGCAGACGCGGTTCTTGGAGCCCAGCCACACATCACCCCGCCATGTCTGTCACTGTCAAGCCACATTCCTTGAGTGAGGCTGTGGCTGTGTGTGCATGAGTAAGGCGGAGGCAGAAGAGCACCCAATGAGACGTGATGGATTACCTAAGAGTGTACCAGAAGCTCCAAGGAAGCTGGAGGTGACAGCTCCCCACTTTTAGTGGATGACGACATTTCTCCACGTCTCTCATTCGCTGAAAGCTTGATTAGGTgattaagtacctaaagcAGTAGACGGGGGAACCGCTGGAGGAACACGGGGAGAAGCGCAAAAGCGCTGAAGAGCGAGCCCGGCCAACAACAGCTCGGTAGCCGTAGCCCGGGGGGCAGCTTTTCTGGAGATCCGAGCTCCCTCACGTAATAGCCGACCGAACCTCCCGCAATTGACATCATTCTGAGATTTGCACCAGCATTTGTCAACCCGCCAATCCAACGTCAAAAGGTACTTTTACGCCCTTACTGCCTCGCTCCTTTGGTCTTTATCATCTCGGAAAACTTGATCAAAACCATTGACACTAATCAAAAGACATAGAATACGCAAAATGTCGTCCACTCTCCTCCGTACCGCGCCCGTCCTCCGCACAGCTCTGCGAGCTGGTGCTGCTAagcctgctgctgctgctttgGCC
The window above is part of the Colletotrichum lupini chromosome 9, complete sequence genome. Proteins encoded here:
- a CDS encoding TfdA family Taurine catabolism dioxygenase TauD, which encodes MAISQTPSRITVQPIVPAADSDVDFGATISNADIENLTDADFDVIREALFKHQVLVIKNQGHASPKAQFEITQKFDPDSGENYGHGKTLDAKRSILHPDLKTIPHQPQVQVIGNGFVEEYEGLKNIQLRHPHHRTFHATTIPDEDDLDFTRFYRWHIDAALYGLAPPVATTLLAVRVPGGRKQTLRYDDGTDEEMTVPLGTTAFVSGYAMYDNLSPEDQEFVRTTKVEYAPHPYVWMSSAKSRSTGLGMVSEGKEVPLDDLPPIDEEKIQILPMCWRNPVTDRLALQVHPSAVRKLHLADGTVVEDLAEVRETVHRLQRPGISPKNVYAHDWEQGDFVIFHNRGVIHSVVGAFAEDEVRLFRQCNIAAARLPQGPVEVAAAV
- a CDS encoding DNA replication complex GINS protein psf-3 gives rise to the protein MSYYDIDSILTDAEKVPCKFELDVADLGYLDNNPSHALKAGTNVSLPLWLAEMLALANAGTGDDSKAPVTLNLPPSLSNQVVQALKADARSVPVRDQSAHFYGLGTRILDLFDERDLSDTMRKTFIARASEIALHARKGGDDGVGGSGEEFLRGLDEWERGLFRKAHDGTKASKEWMDKVKKH